The sequence CGAACTGGACGAGTACGTCTTCGAGGCGATCCGTTCCGGCGCCTCCGGCTTCCTGGTGAAGGACACCGAGCCGGAGGAACTCGTGCGCGCCGTACGGGCGGTGGTCGAGGGCGCCGCCTTGCTCTCGCCGGGCGTCACCCGCCGTCTGATCGCCGAGTTCGCGGCCCGTTCCAAGGAGCCCGCGGCGGCCGACGCCCTTGCCCGGCTCACCGAGCGGGAGCGGGAGGTGATGGCGCTGGTCGGCATCGGCCTGTCCAACGAGGAGATCGCCCGCCGGCTGGTGGTGAGCCCGCTCACCGCGAAGACCCATGTGAGCCGCGCGATGGTGAAGCTGGGCGCCCGGGACCGCGCCCAACTCGTCGTGCTGGCCTACGAGTCGGGGCTGGTACGACCCGGCTGGCTGGGCTGAACGGCGGCTGCGCCGCCCGGGGTGTCGCAGGTGCACGGCCGTGCGGGAACGTGACGACAGGGTCTAGTCGCGGACCGGCACGCGCTCCGCTTCCGCCGCCGTCATGGTGGATCCGGTGACCACGAGAGACGGCTGGCTGCGACGACCGCGCAGGCCTGTGAGGGTGATCAGCAGGCCGGCCAGGGCGATGCCCGTGACGACGAGGAAGCCGGGGCGGTAGCTGTCGAGGACGGCCTGCGGGCTGGCGTGCGCGGGGGCGCCCGCGGTGACCACGGCCGTCACGACCGCCAGGAAGAGCGCACCGCCCACCTGCACCGAGGTGTTGAGAAGACCGGAGACCATGCCCTGCTCGTGGTCCTCGACCCCGTTGGTGGCCTGGATGTTGAGCGAGGGGAAGACCAGCGCGCACGCCGCACCGATCAGCAGCATGGACGGCAGGACGACGGCCGCGTACACCGGGTCGAGGTCGACGCGCAGGAACAGGGCGTACCCGAGGGCCATGAAGGCGAAGCCGAGCGCGATCAGCCGCGGGGTGCCGAACCGGTCGACGATCGCGCCGACCTTCGTGGAGGACACCGCCACCAGCGCGCCGGCCGGCAGGAACGCGAGCGCCGTGTGCAGCGCCGACCAGCCGAGCAGGGACTGCATGTAGAGCGTCGTCAGGAACTGGAAGCCCACGTACGAGCCGAAGAAGGCGATCGCGCCGAGCTGGGCGCGGACCTGGCTGCCCGAGCGGAGCACGCCCAGCCGGATCAGCGGGCTCGGCGAGCGCCGCTCCACCAGGACGAAGGCCGTGAGCAGCACCGCGACGGCGAGGAACGACAGCAGCGTACGGGCCGAGGCCCAGCCGGCCTCGGGGGCCTGGACGACGGTGTACACCAGCAGCAGCATCGAGGCCGTGCCCAGGACGGCGCCGGGGATGTCGTAGCCGTCGTGGTTCTCCTCGCGGGCGCTGCGCGGCAGCAGCCTCAGGCCCGCGACCAGCGCGATCAGGGCGATCGGCGCGGGCAGCAGCATGGTGAAGCGCCAGCTGGCCTCGGTGAGCAGACCGGAGAGCACCAGGCCCATGGAGAAGCCGGTGGCGGCGCAGGTGGTGTAGATGGACAGGGCCCGGTTGCGCAGCGGGCCCTCCGGGAACGTGGTGGTGATGATCGACAGTCCGGCCGGTGCGGTGAAGGCCGCGCTCAGGCCCTTGATGAAGCGGCTGGCGATCAGCAGCGGACCGGAGTCCACGAGACCGCCGAGCAGCGAGGCGAGCGCGAAGACACCGAGCGCGACGAGGAACACCTGGCGCCGGCCGAGCAGATCGGCGGTGCGTCCGCCGAGGAGGAGCAGGCCTCCGTAGCCCAGGATGTAGCCGCTGACGATCCATTGCAGCGTCGACGTGAACAAGTGGAGATCGGAGCCGATGGACGGGAGTGCGACACCGACCATCGACACGTCCAGCGCGTCCAGGAACATCGCGGCGCAGAGCACCAGCAGGGTGCCCCACAGGCGAGGAGTCCAGCGGACGGCCGGGGACGGGACCGCGGAGGAGGTGAGCGGAGAGGTCATGCCGGCGACACTACATGCACATGCATCTCATGCAAATGCATTTAATTACGATGCAACAATCACCGTTCTCTGCTACGGTGCGCTCATGGCGGCGAACAAGGCCGAGCAGGCGCTCGTGGAGCAGTGGCGGGACATCCTGGCCCTGCATGCCCGCACCCAGTGCGAGCTGGACCGGGAGCTGCACGGACACGGCCTGTGCGCCAGCGACTTCGAGGTCCTCGACCTGCTGGCCGACGGGGTGGGGAGCGACTGCGCCTACCGTGTGCAGGAGATCTCCGAGCGGGTTCATCTCAGCCAGAGCGCGCTGTCCCGGCTGATCGGCCGCCTGGAGAAGGACGGCCTCGTCGAGCGCGCCATGTGTGCCGAGGACCGGCGCGGGGTGCGGGTGGCGCTGACGGCCAAGGGGCGCGCGCTGCACGGTGAGGTGCGGCCCGTGCAGCGCGCGGTGCTGGCCCGGATGCTGGCCCAAGCAGCCGACTGACGAAGTGTCAGATCCGGCCCTTCTCCCGCCACAGCTCGGCCAGGGAGCGGTCGCCGGTCACGCTCGGCACCGGCCCGCGGTTCCACAGCGCGAGGTACAACTGGTCGGCGGGACCGGACAGTTCGGCCTCGGCCTCGCCGACCGCGTCCCGTACGGTCACCGGCGGCTCGGCGGACAGTCGTACGGTCCACACCGCGTCCGTCCCCTGAGTCCCCCGCGTCCCGTCCGCGCCCGCGGTCAGCGCCCGCACCCGCACGATGCGCGGCTCCTCGGTGCGCAGCCGGCTCCGGGAGCGGGCGTGGAAGCCACGCAGCAGTTCGTCGATGCCGTCCAGGGCGAAGTCGGACGTGAAGTCCGGGGCGAGGGGGGACGCCGTACCGCCGCGGGCCGCCTCGGCGTCGTAGCGGTGGATCGTCGTCTCGTGCGCCTGCCGGCGGGTCCAGAACGCCAGCGGTGAGGGGCTGGGCGCCGGAAGGAACGTCCAGCACTCCACGTCGGCGGGTGCGGCGGACAGGGTGTCGACCAGCAGGCGGTGACTGTCCCGGTACCAGGCCACCAGCTCGGCACCGTCCAGGTCCGGCAGGTCGCCGAAGGGACGCGGCGCCAGGTCCGCGTCGGCGACGAAGCCGGCGGCCCAGCGGTGCACGGCGCCGGTGTGCCGCAGCAGGTCGCGCACCTGCCACTCGGGGCAGGTGGGCACCTTGGCACCGGTTCCCGCGGCTTCGGCGGCGGCCGCGAGCAGTCGGCCCTCCCGGTCCAGGGTCTGAAGGAAGTCGGCAGTCTCCATGGAAGCGAGTGTGCCGGATGGAGCGCGCTCGAAGATCCCTTCCACCGTGCGAAGTCCGCCCCCGCCGTGCGGCCGGGCCGTTCAGTGGCCCATGGTCCGTCGTGTCGTCACCCCGATGAGCGCGGCGACGGCGGCCAGCGCGGCCACGCTGGTGAGGGCGGTCGGCAGGGAGAACCAGTCGGCCATGAAACCGATCGACGGAGGTCCGAGGAGCATGCCGCCGTAGCCCAGCGTCGAGGCGACGGCGACACCGGACGGGCCGGTCAGCGCGCCCGCCCGCTCGACGGCGACCGGGAAGAGGTTGGCGAGCCCGAGTCCGGTGACGGCGAACCCGGCCAGGGCCGCCCACACAGAGGGCGCGAGGGATCCGAGCAGCATGCCCGCCGCCGCGACCGTGCCGCCGGCGACCACGGTGCGCGCTCGGCCGAGGCGCTCCAGAAGCGTTGTCCCGGTCGCCCGGCCGACGGTCATCGCCAGCGCGAAACACGAGTACCCGGCCGCCGCCACGCCCGACGACGCCGCCAGGTCCTGCTGGAGATGGAGGGCGCCCCAGTCGGCCATGGCGCCCTCGCCGTAGGCGGTGCACAGCGCGATCAGTCCGAATACGACGACCAGTGCGCCCCGGCCGCTTGGCCGCGTGCCGTCGTGGTCCGGCTGCGCGTGCGGCGATGCGCTCCGCTCCGGCGGCGCGGGCGGCTCGTGCCGCAGGAGAGTGCGCCCGGCGACGGCGGTGACGAGGAGTCCGATGAGCGTGAGACCGAGGAGGTGCCGGGTGGGGGAGAGCACACCGGCGACCAGTCCGCCGAGGCCCGCACCGATCATGCCGCCCAGGCTGAACGCCGCGTGGAAGGTGGGCATGACGGGCCGCCGCAACGCGGCCACCAGGTCCACGGCGGCACTGTTGAAGGCCACGTTGATGCCGCCGTAGGCGGCGCCGAAGAGCAGGAGCACGGCACCGAGGGCGGGCGCGGAGTGGGTGAGCGGGGGCAGTGCGACGCTGAGCGAGAGCAGTACGGCGCAGAGCACGGTGACCGGATGGCTGCCGTAACGGCGGCACAGACGTCCGGTGAGGGTCATCGTGATCACGGCACCGGCGGAGACCCCGAGCAGCGCCAGGCCCAGGTCGCTGGCCGAGGCGTGGGTCTGCTCCTTGATGGCGGGGATCCGGACGACCCACCCGGCGAAGATGAATCCGTCCAGGGCGAAGAAGGCGGTGATGGCGATCCGGAGACGGGTGAGGTCGTGGTGGCTGCCCGGCACGACACTGTGCGACAGGGGTTTGTTTATTAGCGGCACAAAGTCAGGTTAGGGGGAGCCGAGGGGAGGGGCAAGGGCATTCCGGGGCGCTCGACGTACCGGCTCGCGCCCGCCACGTCACCCGCTTCGGCACCCGCTCCCGTTGCGGTCGGGCCCGCCGCGGCCCGGTGTGACCGGCGCGCGTCGGTTCCGTCGTGAACGATGTGCCCTTGACCTGCGCCGACTTGTGGTGTCTCACGCCGGCTGTGACGTCAACGCGGAGCGGCGCATGCCCCGTTCGGGGTCGCGCGGACCTCGCCGCGCCCGGTCCCCGCTCGGATACAGGTCGGTTAATGCTTGCTCACGAGCTGGTTGCGGAGGGGTGAGCGGTCCATGATGGGCCCATGACGTTGGCCTCGCGCGCGCTCGCGCAACTGGCGACCTGGCCCGACCTGAGTCAGGCGGTCCCGAGCTGCGGCCTGGGACAGGCGGTGAGTTCGGCCCAGGGCGAGATCGCCCACTTCCACTCGGACCGCGATGTCGATCTACGGCTGACCGACCGGGCCGTCCGGCGCTTCGCCAAGGACCTCAAGGACTCGGGTGCGATCAGGATCGTGCCCGGCTCGCAGTGGGTGACCTTGCGCCTCGACGCGGCGAGCGACGTCGACCTGCTGCTGACGCTGGTGAGCGTGGCGCTCCAGGCCCAGCAGGTCTGGCCCGACCCGGCCGAGCGGCCGCCGACCGGCTGCAACGACCAGCGTGGCGCGGGGTTCGTGAAGGCCGACCTCGGGCGGATCTGAACCTGTTCGCCCGGCGCGGGTGCCGCTCGGGCCGACGGCAACCGGACCGGCTGGAGTGGGGTACGGACACCGTGGGTGCCTGCTGCCCGTCAGA comes from Streptomyces sp. FXJ1.172 and encodes:
- a CDS encoding response regulator, which codes for MIRVLLADDQSLVRAGFRALLDAQPDIEVAGEAADGEEASRLVRELAPDVVLMDIRMPLLDGLAATRRITGDAGLKDVRVVMLTTFELDEYVFEAIRSGASGFLVKDTEPEELVRAVRAVVEGAALLSPGVTRRLIAEFAARSKEPAAADALARLTEREREVMALVGIGLSNEEIARRLVVSPLTAKTHVSRAMVKLGARDRAQLVVLAYESGLVRPGWLG
- a CDS encoding MFS transporter; its protein translation is MTSPLTSSAVPSPAVRWTPRLWGTLLVLCAAMFLDALDVSMVGVALPSIGSDLHLFTSTLQWIVSGYILGYGGLLLLGGRTADLLGRRQVFLVALGVFALASLLGGLVDSGPLLIASRFIKGLSAAFTAPAGLSIITTTFPEGPLRNRALSIYTTCAATGFSMGLVLSGLLTEASWRFTMLLPAPIALIALVAGLRLLPRSAREENHDGYDIPGAVLGTASMLLLVYTVVQAPEAGWASARTLLSFLAVAVLLTAFVLVERRSPSPLIRLGVLRSGSQVRAQLGAIAFFGSYVGFQFLTTLYMQSLLGWSALHTALAFLPAGALVAVSSTKVGAIVDRFGTPRLIALGFAFMALGYALFLRVDLDPVYAAVVLPSMLLIGAACALVFPSLNIQATNGVEDHEQGMVSGLLNTSVQVGGALFLAVVTAVVTAGAPAHASPQAVLDSYRPGFLVVTGIALAGLLITLTGLRGRRSQPSLVVTGSTMTAAEAERVPVRD
- a CDS encoding MarR family winged helix-turn-helix transcriptional regulator; protein product: MAANKAEQALVEQWRDILALHARTQCELDRELHGHGLCASDFEVLDLLADGVGSDCAYRVQEISERVHLSQSALSRLIGRLEKDGLVERAMCAEDRRGVRVALTAKGRALHGEVRPVQRAVLARMLAQAAD
- a CDS encoding maleylpyruvate isomerase family mycothiol-dependent enzyme, whose amino-acid sequence is METADFLQTLDREGRLLAAAAEAAGTGAKVPTCPEWQVRDLLRHTGAVHRWAAGFVADADLAPRPFGDLPDLDGAELVAWYRDSHRLLVDTLSAAPADVECWTFLPAPSPSPLAFWTRRQAHETTIHRYDAEAARGGTASPLAPDFTSDFALDGIDELLRGFHARSRSRLRTEEPRIVRVRALTAGADGTRGTQGTDAVWTVRLSAEPPVTVRDAVGEAEAELSGPADQLYLALWNRGPVPSVTGDRSLAELWREKGRI
- a CDS encoding MFS transporter — translated: MPGSHHDLTRLRIAITAFFALDGFIFAGWVVRIPAIKEQTHASASDLGLALLGVSAGAVITMTLTGRLCRRYGSHPVTVLCAVLLSLSVALPPLTHSAPALGAVLLLFGAAYGGINVAFNSAAVDLVAALRRPVMPTFHAAFSLGGMIGAGLGGLVAGVLSPTRHLLGLTLIGLLVTAVAGRTLLRHEPPAPPERSASPHAQPDHDGTRPSGRGALVVVFGLIALCTAYGEGAMADWGALHLQQDLAASSGVAAAGYSCFALAMTVGRATGTTLLERLGRARTVVAGGTVAAAGMLLGSLAPSVWAALAGFAVTGLGLANLFPVAVERAGALTGPSGVAVASTLGYGGMLLGPPSIGFMADWFSLPTALTSVAALAAVAALIGVTTRRTMGH
- a CDS encoding luciferase domain-containing protein, with amino-acid sequence MTLASRALAQLATWPDLSQAVPSCGLGQAVSSAQGEIAHFHSDRDVDLRLTDRAVRRFAKDLKDSGAIRIVPGSQWVTLRLDAASDVDLLLTLVSVALQAQQVWPDPAERPPTGCNDQRGAGFVKADLGRI